gcgtttcgtcaaaaactgctacgggcgtacagacagcgttacccagatgtaaaacgaattaggctgagagccgctggacactcggaggctgcgcgctaggcttagattgcttgaacaattgagaatggatatctttaagagcgacacagagaacataatattagagccaaactatatttccaggtccgatagaagcgacaaattaagagagatgttttgccgaacggatagatatgggaattcgtttttccccttaaccaaaaaggatttcaataaatgctagtcgtaatttcctttccttttttatgtgtgaatggctggtgtcctaacaccccctcccacaccccttttaggcggcttgcggggtattatgtagatgtagaccagGTGATTAAGGATGTAAAGAAGAATTATATAGGCGTTAAAAGATTGGCCGAAAGGAGAACTGATagtgagtggagagctacgtcaaccTATCCTTAGGATTGACGATAGTTGATGATGTATAAGAACAGGAATGAACTCCCTGGAAGTTACTGCTCCTCGAGCAGTGAAGAGCCATTCTGTGGAGAAGAGCCTGTGTTTAGAGAGCTTTCTCTGTTTGTACTGGCGAGAACAATGAAATAGTTCACTGACTTCTGTTTTTATTCCGATCATGAAAAAGCTTGATAAATTAATAGCCGCATATGTCTCCTTTTCGATCCATTTTTTACTTTCCGAGTCATCAACGATAAAAAATCAATCTTTCATAGAGAGATCTTCGGAAAGCTAAAGACGTCAGTGACGGTTCCCACCCAATGAACTTTGACGCCACATAGCTTTGCCACACCACCTTTATCCAGGGGGCGAATCAAATATCGGGCCAGATTTATGATTCCTTGGCAACTTTTGCGGTGTTTGGTTTTTCTTATTTACAAGGGATTGGCACCACTGGAATAGAATGATGCTACTACTATCGATGCTAAAAAGGCAGAACGCTAAACTTTAGGCATACGTATTAAATTACATCGAAGATCCATAGGGTAGAGTAATATATTgttttactaattgtttattcgactacagcaataaatcattaaacattgtttaaacgtaaacgtttagcttatacggtcgaaagagtgaagtagaacacgcgaaaaactatgagaatagCGAAACGATCGTCTCGGCGAAACTTCTTCATcccgtcacgggaaaaatatttgattggtgcatttcattgattattttagCGAGAACGACATCTTTGAATtataaaaagctttttaaaattagatatttcccattctttgatttttttaaatggctgaaaggtagatttcaatttgcGAGGTATAGAAAATTACGTGAATATAGAAGTTTCGTATGCTacaatatttccaaacttttcacgtacgaaaatgttgatattcctgttacttaaaataaaccacaaggCTGAAAATCGCCCCACGGCAATGTACACTACCAAAATAGATAGGCACAAGATAAGGTATCCTCTCCCCGTAAAATGGAAGGGATTAATGCATTTCATTTCGCATCTGCTGAACAAAGGTTGACTATGGGTGTTCTGTCATAAGAAGGTAAAAGCAAATTCTGGCGACGACCAAGCCAGGCAAATTCATTGCATGTTTTAGCCCAAGGTCAAGCATAGGGTGATATATTACCAGCCTGTGATAAATTCTGTACCATCAGCAGTTAACAGGCTGCTATGCTTGCTTTTCATTGAATTCAACTGGaaaataaggaaggaaatttcaacttttttctcacaaaatcactttttcactgaaaatactgAAGTAATGACGTAACAGTCCCTGCATTGAAGCATTTTGGCATACACCAACTGAGGTGGTGTTGAAGAAGAAGGGTGCTAGTGATTTTTCCTATGAACAGAATGaagtacagaaattaataaaagaaatatacaaaaacttggtggccatgGGATACGATTGAGTCTCTGTTCTATGTTGAATCTATTGGAAAGtcaaatgcattactaaatatctagttgatctcgtttgttttctttagttAATTTCTGtatgaaaacaaaatcacttgtaacccttagcttctcacccccttAATTCAATGTTCCAAAATGTTTATCCAACATTTTTACCATAGATTATTCCTTCAATGCCATCAGATTTGCCTACTTTTACTTGTAGATGACGGAAGGATCATTTATCTAATCGTGCCAATCCCTAGATAAAACATAACTTTGTCTCGTATATTATATGCTCAGCAATAGATTTTAGGACTGATTCGAGCATTTTAGACTATTTACGAACCGAAGATGTTTTTCGCTGGCAACCTCGAATTTTTAACAAGCCCATCGTTGTATGATAAGAGGATTTCATTACCCCGCGGAATCACGCCTTTTCCTGCATTCCAGCGCTGGCGAAAGCAGGCCTCTCTTTCCCGACCAACGAAGAGATCGAAGACACGGCCGAGGAGAGGTATAGGCGCGAGGCGGAAGCCGAGGCACAGGCAAAAGCTGATGAAGAGGCTGAAGCTGAAGAAGAGGCGGACGCTGAAGATGATGACGAAGACAGCTACGATGAAGATGATGAGGACGACGATTTCGACGACCTAGACGAGGACGACTTCGACGAGGATGAAGACGAAGAAGACGATGAAGATGATGAGGACggtgatgatgaagatgatgaagatGACGAAGATGATGAAGATGACGAAGATGATGAAGATGGAGACGACGAAGGTGATGACGAAGCTGACGCCGAAGCAACCAGGCGAAAGCGTCTTGCCACGTTCTACTTCAAGTAAGGGCGGCTCCTGGTTTTTCGATGAATCCGGCGACTACCGCGAAGACCACAGCGCTGCTGTTGCGGCGACATCAATGCCAAACAGCGGTTCAATAATATAAGAGGTTTGGATTCCAGAGAACTTCGGAACTGCAGCAATCACATCAACAGCATCAATAGTGGCCAATAATCtcttaggattaaaaaaaaataatggtccTAATTTGTTTTGACCGCATTGCTATctaatatcttgaaaaaaaatgcagaatGCGCAAATGTGATATTAACTGTTTAAAGTAAAAAAGCTGAACGCTGacgattcaaaattaaaaaaaaacaaattaagaaaatttacgTGATACATATTTTATGTAGTTGATAAAATTATAGTCACCAatcagctaaatattttttttgataattttttctctgtaaaattaatattcaatgataaaccaacttttgtatttattttgccaTTCATCTTTTCATATCGTATGTcttgagaatggaaaataaagtttcaaaatgtcagcaaatatgttttttttataaatacggcTTAAATATGCTCGATGGCTCCTAGGGCTGTCCATATCATCGAAGTTTAGGTAAGTATTGAAGTTAGCTAGGTAAGTACAGAAAGTTTATTCACTCGCATCCTCGAATTGTAAATAGGTCAACGATAGTATGATAGAGGCTTAATCGCCCCTCGGATTCACGATTTttttagtgacgtatttcttcgcttttacatccttcataacctgttcgatgtaactcattctgggacGTTCCTTGctcttctacaattgttttcatcaggccatcatatctgaTAACTAATCAATCACAactggccaactaagttgtcccgtcttatccctaacttctcttttctcccagtcttcttagcacttctccgttactttattaaaattttcaaataacttcTCACTAAACTACTATTTtacaaaaatcttttttctcaTCTCGATTACTTCAATCACATTGGCTTGGGTGGTGAGTAAATCGGATACCGTATAATAGAAATTTATTGAATGAACTCACATTGCTGATTCGTTTTAATTTCAACTCATTGATCACATAGCTCGGTAGATATATTTTTATGcgaatacattaaaattaatgggAAATGGGGTCTAACTAAACTAGTCGAATACTCGGACACTGAACATGATAAGAAGTGGAAGCTTACGTAACTCACATTCTACTAAAATTTCTGATATCAAGATcggaaaatggaaattaaattttaagatggAAATGTTTTACAAGGTAAGTTGCTCGGGGGTAACTGGGTCATAGTTTTTCAATGTGatagaaaaacacaattttcaaatacattttttggaCAGAAAACACCAGTGGATGGCTGAGAAAAAAAAGTTACCCGACAGTTTTCCATAACAAGAATATTTTATGAGTTTTAAACACCTGAGTTAAACTATATGCTTGACTTTTGATGAAGAAACCGGAAAAAtgcacattttcaaaataaatatacgcCCCTTTCAGTCAGGAGTAAAATACGAGGCGAATGAAAATATGTGAAGTTTTGGCTATAACCGGTATCATTTTTCTTCTCTGTCATCTGTGTTCGCTTCCCAAGAGaggggctcgggttcaaatcccggcagtggcagagaattttcaaagatccctgcttgagtgttgtgtggaagacatgtcaagcgcaacactccgtccgtcggatggtactatcagccgtggtccccttgacgcctttcgttaagagcaggctaatgccgacgccgggtttctctccacccttccttacccacccCGTCcttcatgacgcaaatgacctcaggtcacctcctccaaataccataccacctcTGTCATTTATTATTTCGTTAtcacgttattttattttccagtcaCGTGACTCAATgccagatattttaaaaattaatttttaaagcaatCATGTTCCCACCGCCAAGGACTAATGAGGCAATTAGACCGGTTCCGAActtgataaaagaaaaacaattttgacAAGTCGTGATAGTACTCGTGAGTAGGGGATATTATCAGCGCTTTCTATGCCGTATCGGACTGATAAAGAGAGAATAATGTTGAAAACACCGCTACAAAGGTATTGCAACGCTACCGACAGCGATAGCATGAAGCATTTGGGAGATAAGTAACTGCTGTTGTAAGGGAGGGAGATAAGTAGCTGGTGATGTATAATTGAGTTAAGACATCGGTGGAGGGCGAAATATGTATCACTCTAAGTAGAACCCAAGGTGACTTCATAAAGGAGGCCCTGTTCAGTCCCGAAGAAGATTGTATTATATTGCCGCTTCGGGAAAATTTAAATCTGTTTTCATAAATGCCTCAAACGCGGCGAAAAGTTGAAAGTGATCAATAATTACCAGTGGTGTCATGATGCTTGAACTCCGCTCCGGAAATAGttagaaaagacataatagtcaactaccacttttatcaatttttctgccTCAAATTTCTAATATCAGTGGCAAAGccaaaaaattttgtaataaaatttaaataatgaattgtaatttttaaaaacgcACAGAGTAATatatcacttctaaaaaaagttacggAAATTTCGTTCCAGCAcggctaattttgccatgacgtcactgataaTGACCACCTGTAATATTAAATTCTACCAATATTTAAAACCGTGAGGAATATCTTCGAAAGTTTATGAATGTCATGTCACACTATCACGAAGATAAAGTACGGTTAAAAGCTcgtaataattgtttatttgatataaatatttctcgTGTTTCGCACTGGGTCAGGCCCTCCAAGTCTCCTTGaaagttatattatttaaaaaaactattataaaaattatagagcttattttccgtaaaattcAGATCGCTTTTCCACTAAGAATCACTACCTTATCACAGTTGCGACTTTAGCAAAACCATTTTAATGCATGGTGGGTGATAACACATCTATATGGCGATTGGAGAATCGTGTATTGTAAAATTGTTGGTAGAACATATACATAATCATACGACTGCGGTTGGCTTTTTCTCCGCTTCATCCAAAATATACCACGTGGCCTCGCCCATCATGCAGAAACTACGGTGTTAGCCACATTTCAGATTCAATTATCAGTGCACCTTTATCCCTTCCCAATTTTAATCCAATAACTTATCCCAGGGGAAGATCCGGAAAGACTTAGAAATGACTTGGGCACTTCGttcaaatgataaaattcatttcttcacaGTATCCCTAGATTGGTGTACTGCATcccttcatttcttcctttctcaAGCTTTTTCCTTCAGTTCCCTTATTGTTCTCCTTCCTTTTGTCCTTCTTTATCCACCCCAAGAACTTATCTCTTACAGTCCGCACCAAAACTGAAATTCTATGAACCGTAGTTCCATGCTGTAGAGTTAATAAAATACGCCCACTTGCAGACGATGACATCGCATAACCTGAGCGTCCTAGTGGCAACTTTTCCGTACTGGCGCTTGATTACTTGCTGCCAATAAACTATAATGTAATATGGTACGTTCTTAATTGCTCGtcttcgttaaaaatgttttaattcgcTGTTCCCGCGATCAATAATCGCCTACAGTTCAATgtaatttcgtaatgctggaacCGCTATCGGCATTTTCCTCCGCTCGGAAGCTTTTGCGGCCACCTAGCGACGGGGACTAGTGCATCCCAATTATAGTATCCGTGCTCTCGAAGTACATACTACGGCGTTGAAGTCTCTGACTTGAACCCAGACTCGAGAGAGAATATTCACGGGCCCGCGCTAGGGTACCGTTTCAACTGTCACATGTAAATATTGACCTAGTGAATAGAGGCAACCTCTAATTGCTTAGGAAATTATTGTAGAGATCTTAGTGTGTTTCCTAGATCGAAGAGGTGTTTCAGAAATACAAGATAAAAATTAGTTCCATTAATTCTGAGTCAGTTGTTTGGAGAATAGAGAGATCAGTGGACATCGTCTGCCTCTTTAAGAGACGCATTTGAGCGGATGAAATCATTCACCGACCTTGGGAACACCCTTACTTTAATATGAGGAGAGATATGTGAGGAATAAAGCGTCGTATGCCCTATCAGCGAAGACGGCATTCATCtgtacatatataaaagaggatatgtgtttgtctgtccgccatgTGTTTAAATACGGCTGCACGGATAGCAACCTAAGTTTGTACATAGGTGCACATCATGCCCCTGAAAGTCGTAGTGCTAATTTGCGTTGCGTCTAACGCGTATTTTGCGTCGTATTACCGTTCGTTACGCCACGTCATAAAACTTCTGCGGTTtaacatcctgccgggtaggcacacctcttgtcacgctcaaagagaaaacacaaaaatccTGAATGATCAtaaagttccaagtttcccacttctctggatactatccttccctagTAACGCCGGGCGGTCTGCTATTGACCAATAAAATTGCAATTACTATTTTCCAAGAGCATTGGACTGGGGACGGGGATACAGACGGTGAAAGCATTCGTATATGGTCCGCGGCAATCTAGGGATCAGAAAAATGGACCATTGGAAACCTTAGTAGAAAAGACTGGAAGCCTTAGAAACCTGGATTGCGGGCGCTGAAGATCAAATAGACGGAGAAGGCGATAAACGAGGAGTTGAATCAAAAAATAGGAGGAGAAAGGTAGCCGTTGAGCACCCTGACTTAAGGACTCGATGGAAAGCTCGTGTCATAAGATACTCAAGATATAGATGGTACAAATACGTTCTTcctgaaaagattaaaaaatatgccatttttcatgATCTGATTTGGagtgatattataatttttgggTATTAATGCAAGTGTTATCCTTGACTTACCCTGTGTCCACACATGAAAAACGATATCggtaaaaatattattgtcattCTTGGATTGCAGTCCCTTTCCCGTCCAATGACGAAATCGAGGATACTGTCGAGGAGAGATACCGACGCGAGGCGGAAGTCAAAGACGAGGAAAACGAAGAAGAGGATGAGGAGGAAGATGATGACGATTATTATGATGAGGAAGGCGACGACGAAGATTTCGACGACCTAGACGACAGTGACTTCGATATGTACGAGGAGGGAGATGAAAATGATGACGAAGAAGATGGCGACAAAAACGCGGGCGAGAATGGCGGCCCGCAGACCAACATGGCCGCCAGGCGCAGGCGTCACGCCTCGGGCTACTCGTCGTCCGACGAATCCGACAGCAGTGACCACCACCGCCGACACAAGCGACGCAGGGTTCCCAAGGGTTGGCATCCGGAGGTTTTGAAAGACTGCAGtaggagcagcagcagcagtagcagcagTAGCAGTAGTAGCAGCGAATCCCGCGGCTAAACGAAACGATATCCTCGTTTTGTTTTGAACCGCGTTGTAATTCAATCTCTTTGCTTATGATGAATAAAACTCCCTATTATTGACAATTTGTAGTAATTCATGTCCTCTTACCCAGCGTGTCAATCACAAAAACGCAAGTTATACCCCTGTAGCTAATGTGGTGCTTTAATTTTTGTCGAACCAAAATCCACTTGTGATATCTTTTTATATGGttacccagtggcgtaactaggactatgctttggggggggatgggataTCCTGGGTTGGCGATCCCCCATCCCCGTTGGGAAAAAtttttgcctggaaatacatttcaaatcattttcgcactaaaaaattaactttaagcagacgcagttattaaatgtcaaaactagacaatagttttgaatatttttttatttctctgaggctttggggggtatcTATCgccctcgtccccccccccctccatagttacgccactgtggtTACCCAAAAATGTCTTTCTGTGAGCTAAGAGCTAACACAGATAGTTGTGTTCCCTAAATGTATAGGAAGTCGGGCGTAGCCAGCGGGGGGCAGTAGGGGGCACCTTTctccctccccctagaagcaagagtaaatttaattcaaaacgaaatttttgaaaaaaatttctttaaatcctaGAAAAAGTTATGGTCGTATTAAAAATGtagctaaaatgaaaatatttttccgagcaaataatttatttaaaaaactaataaatagctgcagcaattttcttgatattttggtttcataacttTTCTGTgtcacaacttgaacgaccacggcgtGCTCcactctagttttgatcctgggcacgcccttgtaGTAAGTCAGGCAattattacatctacatctatataccaCCCCGCAAACCACCTCAATTGGTGTGTgacggggggtgttaggacaccagccgttaacaaataaaaaggaaattctcaaaGGAAGTTACTGCTAGGttatattaaagtcctttactgttcgtggaaaaaacgaattccaacaCATAAACGTACACAAAAATATCTATCctaattcatcgtttctgtcggacctggaaatgtagtggggttttaaagatattcaattgctcaagcaatctcacaataagcctagcgcgcaaacTCCGAGTAAAGTCTTTGCCAGACGAAAgcgaagaaaaaaacaagagttaATACTGTAACGTCTGACGTTTGTTTTGTTCCaagtcctctttattttctttagaGATACGGTTTCTTTTTGTCTCACTCCTTCCAGcaattttccctttttcctctctTCTCATAAATAGTCCCTCTCCTCACATCAACAACTTCCTGACAACatcaaaatcaacaattaaatatCAGACTTTATGATACCATCTATGACTGTTAAAATACTCCCTTTGATTCTCTTAACAATCACTGAGATGATGCCAATCAAGGCAAAGTGAATAGACAAAGTAATAGATGGATAATTGAAACTACTTGGTGCCGTTGAATCTTCAAATTTAGACTTCTGTCAGCAAATAATAATTCTGCAGTTTGCCGCATGTGCCTCTCCATCTACGACTGTCCTCTTTCTTGTCGCTCGCACTGCCGCGGCCCAGACTTGAAAGGGCACTTAAGCAACCACTTAATTCAAACTTCAGATTAAATGCTTTTACGAAAAACTGGAGAGATTTCCGGCTTCTGTGCATGTAACCAAGTAAGAAATGGCAAAATACCACTCATACCATCAATAGAGAGTATTACTATTAGTATTACTTCAGCGATCATTTGATATGGTATGCTCTAGTACCAGAACATATTATCTCTCAAGGATAAGATAGCatttgtttatttcgattgaaaattttatttccattcaattagCTCTAAAGAAGcattagttatatttttataatccttcaaTTCTCTGACTTCTTCTCATTACAACGGTTATATGGAATGGTAATACAATGGTAATATGGAAGTTTTCTAATGGTGTTCCCAGCTTTTGGCTACAGCACTGCCCCCTAGGGCACCCTGTTTAAATTACACAAGTACCCCAAAAGAGTACTCcggtcaggggcggtctggccaggtcggctggtcgacgatcgccaagggccccgagcttagggggccccccaCAACACTCGTGAATATCGTGAAGCAAACATGAAAGGCGTAACAAAAAATACTAGGATTAGTTGAACCAAAGTTTGTTTTGCGTTTTCATGAGTTGATTAATTTAGAATATACTTCTTgtaaaaagattttacaaaaattaataaaataaaggtggAAGAAGACAAAATAGAACCTCATGCTTTTTGAAATGGTctttcgaaaaggttatttttgagtttttatagATTTCATGGCAGTTTCaaagaacaaattcactaaatagataatagagcCATAACACATCATTTAATTTtacaagctgtgaaattctcactaaTCCAAGTATTCTTTCTTACGAAatcgctattttttatttaatttttttttaatagacaggataacgtcaaaatccatttccgagcATGGAATagccaaaaattttcccgaatcCCCCAGTTAGGAGGGGTCCATCATGAGCCTCAGGCCCAATCACCCCTGGTCGCCCCTGACTCTGGTGGTCAATCAGCGGTATTATGGAGTCGGTTGCACCTGtgggcaggggtgcagctaggaattgaggctagggggggttttaggcacagctaatactggggagttagggggtatggaataaccaccaggggaagcgggaggtgcgggggccctcccccggaaaaatttaagataaatggttccaaatggtaagttttacggccttctgagggatatttttacaatccttacattattctataattaatattagtccaattaagtaaaatgtattaaacttttaaaattctctgagctctggggggggggtttatcccccaaaacctcccccctcgctgtgccactgcctgTGGGAGTTGAAGGAACAGATCTACTAGGAACATACCTGATTCAATCAAAGGTATCGGGAGGCCTACGATCCCTTTCGGTCTCCAGTCGAGTCGTGAATCATTTCATGGAAGGTCCTGTTGCGGTTCTGGCGCAGCAACTTGAGCCGTCAGCTGATATCCACTTCTGAAGAACTTAAGCACGAGCAACAGAACTTGGACATTGAGAAAGGATGATCATCGATCCATTGGGCAGCGATACCTTGACAATGTAAACAGTAGAAGCGTTGCTAGGAAAAAAATTGTCCCACAATGGGTGCTTTCAATTCATCGACATACGTCGACACGAGTCGAATTGTGTCGCGGTTCCCGTGTTCCACTCTGTGTGTGTCGCCAAcggttgtgacacaagtcaacaaacatTAACGCTCAAGAATTTGAGAGTTGTAACCAGTTTCCGTGAGTcaacactagtcgacgcgtgagtcgcatgaatggataGCACCCAGTCAAAAGTTTATCATTAGAAGCCATTATGAGCTTGCCCTGAACCACAAGTGTCACAAGACTAATGATTCGCACTGCGCATGAGCAACCAGAAACAGCTAGCCCAGAACAATAGGTGCTGTCCATTCATGCGagtcacgcgtcgactagtgtcaaCTCGCGTAAAGTGGTTATAACTCTaaaattcctgcgcgtaatcgtttgtcgactagtgtcacaacagtcggcgataTAATGGACACACGAAAACCGCGAACAagtcgacgtgtgtcgatgaatgtaAAGCACCCAACGTCGTGAATGGGCTCTTCAGGAGAAAATATACAGGGTGAGACGCTAGTGGGCCGGTTACACTGCCTAAAAGGTGAAGTGTTCAAAGGAGCACACTATGTGTTTAGTTGGTCACTTACATGAACGAAGTCGAGTCGACCGCGCGAGTCCACGTTACACATTAAGCCAAGACCTGACGGTCGGAACGCAGCTCCGCGTAACGAGGTTGAACCACTTGTTGAACGTCGTTTCCAATTATGTTCTTGCGATCACATCAGAAGAAATAAACGTTTAAAACAACTTCCTCCACAAATCGACGTAAAGTTCTCGCGAAAACATTTGTCCTCCAATAGTTGATGAGCAAAATCTGGGAGGCGAAATGTATTGAAGGGAACGTAGGAAAAAAGTGAGCCAGAGACAAGCAAGATGACTAACACAGTGCCTGAGTGTAGCGGTAGAATTGTGAGCCGCAATTCAACTTGTGGTGGATCGTGAGGCATTTAGTGGACGCTTCACCGACATCCTTCCGCCCGCTCCGTGGAGCACACCGTCCGAAACGCACTTTGGTATATAGGTGGGAGCATTCAAATTCATCGAAATAGTACGCTTACAAAATTCAATGTTGGCAACGAAAACTACCATTAGGAAAAGCCCGctacagtggggtagccaggaatttcgttcgggcgGGGTCTCAAACCAGggggaaatgtttttaaaaacagggtacttaatTATTAAAGGGTTTTTAACTATTCTGAGaatctaagtaaaatttatttctatgtgataaatttttttctctcttctattcttgaccttgtttaatacattttataacatttcttggagtttagatcaatgtaaaacaagttataacttatataattaatggaaattgatggtaactaagttagGTAATAACTTATTTAccataaataacacttttcatagtAATCGAAAACACTTCATTTGACAatgaaatctttcgtaaattcatgatttttcaacattttgatatattttctgaagaaaagtaattatgttttaatttttcagcgGTTCCGGACCCCTcagacctcccccctggctacgccactgaccagcTGTAGCATACTTGACCTAATCCTCTACCCACAATATCAGGTTTTGGGAGAATAGACCTTCTCCGTGCAGGGGCAAGTTTTGAGGTGTGGGATTGTTTTGTTGACTATATTTTCCGCGTTGAATTGATGGTAAGCAACACATCTCAGCGGTGATTTCTTTGCTTTAACAAGTGGCGTATACATATCATCGATTTATCATTGTTGACttggtataataaaaaaaacttgcatcgATGAGCCACATTTATAGTCACCATCCTCACCATTTTTCTAGAAATTGTGAGGGGGTTGCCTCCCCTTGAATCCCCCCCCTTAACACACCCTTGATCCAATCTCAAAATCGTTTAATGCGCAACGTTGTTAATTCCCGCTAGGATTTTGCACAGAAGGATcagaaaattagattttttgggGAAATTTGTCCGATTAACGATTAAAAATAAGTTGTGGAACTAAATGAAATTAAGACCAAAATATTTGAGATCTCTTGATCAACTCTCAACTCTTGCGCTCTGTATATTTATTC
The DNA window shown above is from Ischnura elegans chromosome 4, ioIscEleg1.1, whole genome shotgun sequence and carries:
- the LOC124156859 gene encoding glutamic acid-rich protein-like, yielding MRSLPNISFVCLLVLAFTCLSSSAVVRDVPDPDQPVVPANVPAVDNEGIVENPNANAVDMEGLTKRQAPLNDMPALAKAGLSFPTNEEIEDTAEERYRREAEAEAQAKADEEAEAEEEADAEDDDEDSYDEDDEDDDFDDLDEDDFDEDEDEEDDEDDEDGDDEDDEDDEDDEDDEDDEDGDDEGDDEADAEATRRKRLATFYFK
- the LOC124158127 gene encoding calsequestrin-1-like translates to MCLSVRHVFKYGCTDSNLIPFPSNDEIEDTVEERYRREAEVKDEENEEEDEEEDDDDYYDEEGDDEDFDDLDDSDFDMYEEGDENDDEEDGDKNAGENGGPQTNMAARRRRHASGYSSSDESDSSDHHRRHKRRRVPKGWHPEVLKDCSRSSSSSSSSSSSSSESRG